Proteins from a single region of Hordeum vulgare subsp. vulgare chromosome 6H, MorexV3_pseudomolecules_assembly, whole genome shotgun sequence:
- the LOC123405145 gene encoding histone H3.2-like: protein MTWEHYMGAPASPEVEIDSVLNKDWGQNLPQPSLRSGHAREGNFPSPTSSRTSPEPLPAAAGSISGHRRRPAPAATQAHLQLRWPARSRPQTARKSTGGKAPRKHLATKAARKSAPATGGVKKPHRFRPGTVALCEIRKYQKSTELLIRKLPFQRLVREITHDFKSDLHFQSSTVSALQEAAESYLVGLFKDTNLYAIHAKRVTIMPKDIQLARRIRRERALVLGRRR, encoded by the coding sequence AAATAAGGATTGGGGGCAAAATctaccccaaccctcacttcgATCCGGCCACgcgcgggagggaaatttcccgtcCCCAACCTCCTCCCGCACCTCCCCCGAGCCGCTGCCGGCCGCCGCCGGCAGCATCTCGGGTCACCGCCGCCGTCCCGCCCCCGCGGCGACCCAAGCCCATCTCCAGCTCCGATGGCCCGCACGAAGTAGACCGCAAACGGCGCGCAAGTCCACCGGTGGCAAGGCGCCAAGGAAGCATCTGGCGACCAAGGCGGCGCGCAAGTCGGCCCCGGCCACCGGTGGCGTGAAGAAGCCCCACCGCTTCCGCCCCGGCACCGTCGCACTCTGTGAGATCCGCAAGTACCAGAAGAGCACGGAGCTGCTCATCCGCAAGCTCCCCTTTCAGCGCCTGGTGAGGGAGATCACGCATGACTTCAAGAGCGACCTCCATTTCCAGTCCTCCACCGTCTCCGCCCTGCAGGAGGCTGCCGAGTCCTACCTCGTCGGGCTGTTCAAGGACACCAACCTCTACGCCATCCACGCCAAGCGCGTCACCATCATGCCCAAGGACATCCAGCTCGCACGCCGCATCCGAAGGGAGCGCGCCTTGGTTCTTGGTCGCCGTCGGTGA